Proteins encoded together in one Ciona intestinalis chromosome 3, KH, whole genome shotgun sequence window:
- the LOC100177919 gene encoding mediator of RNA polymerase II transcription subunit 19-like gives MMEFPNSNFHFDQTQTLLDSNTANFGTNHDIVKSTHSSSLYLLKPLPPPAQVTGSTNLLAHFGLESTYNKFCGKKLKETLSSFLPHLPGVTDGPAASNGSSLRSVIDKPPIVGSKEIQPLSSGVLMSAFRLHPGPLPEQYRPLHQQNESRRKPKHKKNRPDPVSLDQRGPELESKKHKKRKHEDGDKKKRKKEKKRKREREKERM, from the coding sequence ATGATGGAGTTTCCCAATTCAAACTTTCATTTTGATCAAACTCAAACTCTGTTGGATTCCAACACGGCAAATTTTGGGACCAACCACGACATAGTAAAGTCGACACACAGTTCAAGTCTTTACCTCCTTAAACCTCTTCCACCACCAGCTCAGGTTACAGGAAGCACTAATCTCCTCGCACACTTTGGACTGGAGTCAACATACAACAAGTTTTGTGGCAAAAAACTCAAAGAAACTCTCAGTTCATTTCTACCTCATCTTCCAGGAGTTACCGATGGTCCGGCAGCAAGCAATGGGAGCAGCCTGCGATCAGTTATCGATAAACCTCCGATTGTTGGAAGCAAAGAAATCCAACCTCTTTCTTCCGGAGTACTGATGTCGGCGTTCCGCCTGCATCCTGGACCTCTACCGGAACAATACCGTCCTCTTCATCAGCAAAATGAAAGCCGGCGAAAACCAAAACACAAAAAGAACCGACCTGACCCAGTTTCTCTCGACCAAAGGGGACCAGAGCTTGAAagtaagaaacataaaaagagaaaacacgAGGATGGGGATAAGAAGAAAAGGAAAAAGGAGAAGAAGAGAAAACGGGAAAGAGAAAAAGAACGGATGTAG
- the LOC100185726 gene encoding protein disulfide-isomerase TMX3-like isoform X1, which yields MWNKILFLVILVCWGAEGRVLELDERFLKVESQGLWLVMFYAPWCGHCKNLEPTWIEVGAELAKGNSEVSVARLDATKYSAITSKYQVRGFPTIKFFKHGTTFDYDGPRSKENIVSFVSRAKGPSVVDIRNHAEFLQIKQRSTVFFAYVGAADTNLRKMFDETANSLFTSIDFYSIRDVSILKGMKIETTPTVVVFKDKKFYEMPANPMSSDFVQMWIRSEQFPSYNALTGMSYHSLRGAGLRFAVAAVNKNDKFNTTMKDIALKRNYPYTFCWVEGNGIVNSMTYGTISVPNLVVFDTNSYEYYTLCEEGDCESKLNEKEVTKFFKDIKDGVIEPKGGRGFWQQTKRFVTDAIGSVVGFFRESPIIASLVILLPTVVISGLCVCLCSITDGQEDGEQYTDDEDEEEDDLPPYNPDDLEQNTELEEELLHEDLAIGDSSEGVRQRVNIKPQEETG from the exons ATGTGGAATAAGATCCTATTCCTTGTCATATTAGTTTGTTGGGGCGCTGAAGGACGTGTACTGGAATTGGATGAAAG gtttttaaaagttgaatcTCAAGGATTATGGCTGGTGATGTTCTATGCTCCGTGGTGTGGCCATTGCAAAAATTTAGAGCCAACATGGATAGAGGTTGGAGCAGAACTTGCAAAGGGGAATTCTGAAGTTTCTGTGGCACGCCTTGATGCTACTAA GTATTCCGCCATCACATCAAAATACCAAGTCCGTGGTTTTCCAACAATTAAGTTCTTCAAACATGGTACAACATTTGATTATGATGGCCCAAGAtcaaaagaaaatattgtttcttttgtCAGCCGTGCAAAGgg gCCTTCAGTTGTGGATATTCGTAACCATGCTGAATTTCTTCAAATTAAACAGCGCTCAACAGTGTTTTTTGCTTATGTTGGAGCTGCTGATACAAACTtaagaaaaatgtttgatGAAACCGCAAATTCCTTGTTCACCAGCATTGATTTTTACTCCATTCGGGACGTCTCGATACTTAAG GGCATGAAGATTGAAACTACACCAActgttgttgtgtttaaagacaaaaaattTTACGAAATGCCAGCAAACCCAATGAGTTCCGATTTTGTGCAAATGTGGATTCGTTCTGAACAGTTTCCAAGCTACAATGCTTTAACTG GTATGAGTTACCATAGTTTGAGAGGTGCTGGTCTGCGCTTTGCTGTTGCAGCTGTGaacaaaaatgacaaatttaaCACGACAATGAAGGACATTGCTTTAAAACGAAACTACCCATATACATTTTGCTGGGTGGAGGGAAATGGGATAGTCAACAGCATGACATATGG TACAATTTCTGTACCAAATCTGGTGGTATTTGACACAAATTCCTATGAATACTACACTCTATGTGAGGAAGGCGATTGCGAAagtaaattaaatgaaaaagagGTTACAAAATTCTTTAAAGATATCAAAGATGGTGTAATTGAACCAAAAGGAGGTCGTGGGTTTTGGCAACAAACTAAAAGATTCGTAACTGATGCAATTGGTTCAGTTGTG GGTTTTTTCCGTGAGAGTCCAATCATAGCCAGTTTGGTCATTCTGCTTCCAACAGTTGTAATCTCGGGATTGTGTGTTTGCCTCTGTTCAATAACAGATGGTCAAGAAGATGGAGAGCAATACACAGATGATGAGGATGAGGAAGAAGATGATCTACCTCCATACAACCCTGATGACTTGGAACAGAATACTGAATTGGAAGAAGAGTTATTGCATGAAGATCTTGCTATTGGAGATTCTAGTGAAGGTGTAAGACAGCGAGTCAACATTAAGCCACAAGAAGAAACAGGATAA
- the LOC100185726 gene encoding protein disulfide-isomerase TMX3-like isoform X2: MWNKILFLVILVCWGAEGRVLELDERFLKVESQGLWLVMFYAPWCGHCKNLEPTWIEVGAELAKGNSEVSVARLDATKYSAITSKYQVRGFPTIKFFKHGTTFDYDGPRSKENIVSFVSRAKGPSVVDIRNHAEFLQIKQRSTVFFAYVGAADTNLRKMFDETANSLFTSIDFYSIRDVSILKGMKIETTPTVVVFKDKKFYEMPANPMSSDFVQMWIRSEQFPSYNALTGMSYHSLRGAGLRFAVAAVNKNDKFNTTMKDIALKRNYPYTFCWVEGNGIVNSMTYGTISVPNLVVFDTNSYEYYTLCEEGDCESKLNEKEVTKFFKDIKDGVIEPKGGRGFWQQTKRFVTDAIGSVVGFFRESPIIASLVILLPTVVISGLCVCLCSITDGQEDGEQYTDDEDEEEDDLPPYNPDDLEQNTELEEELLHEDLAIGDSSEGVRQRVNIKPQEETG; encoded by the exons ATGTGGAATAAGATCCTATTCCTTGTCATATTAGTTTGTTGGGGCGCTGAAGGACGTGTACTTGAATTGGATGAAAG gtttttaaaagttgaatcTCAAGGATTATGGCTGGTGATGTTCTATGCTCCGTGGTGTGGCCATTGCAAAAATTTAGAGCCAACATGGATAGAGGTTGGAGCAGAACTTGCAAAGGGGAATTCTGAAGTTTCTGTGGCACGCCTTGATGCTACTAA GTATTCCGCCATCACATCAAAATACCAAGTCCGTGGTTTTCCAACAATTAAGTTCTTCAAACATGGTACAACATTTGATTATGATGGCCCAAGAtcaaaagaaaatattgtttcttttgtCAGCCGTGCAAAGgg gCCTTCAGTTGTGGATATTCGTAACCATGCTGAATTTCTTCAAATTAAACAGCGCTCAACAGTGTTTTTTGCTTATGTTGGAGCTGCTGATACAAACTtaagaaaaatgtttgatGAAACCGCAAATTCCTTGTTCACCAGCATTGATTTTTACTCCATTCGGGACGTCTCGATACTTAAG GGCATGAAGATTGAAACTACACCAActgttgttgtgtttaaagacaaaaaattTTACGAAATGCCAGCAAACCCAATGAGTTCCGATTTTGTGCAAATGTGGATTCGTTCTGAACAGTTTCCAAGCTACAATGCTTTAACTG GTATGAGTTACCATAGTTTGAGAGGTGCTGGTCTGCGCTTTGCTGTTGCAGCTGTGaacaaaaatgacaaatttaaCACGACAATGAAGGACATTGCTTTAAAACGAAACTACCCATATACATTTTGCTGGGTGGAGGGAAATGGGATAGTCAACAGCATGACATATGG TACAATTTCTGTACCAAATCTGGTGGTATTTGACACAAATTCCTATGAATACTACACTCTATGTGAGGAAGGCGATTGCGAAagtaaattaaatgaaaaagagGTTACAAAATTCTTTAAAGATATCAAAGATGGTGTAATTGAACCAAAAGGAGGTCGTGGGTTTTGGCAACAAACTAAAAGATTCGTAACTGATGCAATTGGTTCAGTTGTG GGTTTTTTCCGTGAGAGTCCAATCATAGCCAGTTTGGTCATTCTGCTTCCAACAGTTGTAATCTCGGGATTGTGTGTTTGCCTCTGTTCAATAACAGATGGTCAAGAAGATGGAGAGCAATACACAGATGATGAGGATGAGGAAGAAGATGATCTACCTCCATACAACCCTGATGACTTGGAACAGAATACTGAATTGGAAGAAGAGTTATTGCATGAAGATCTTGCTATTGGAGATTCTAGTGAAGGTGTAAGACAGCGAGTCAACATTAAGCCACAAGAAGAAACAGGATAA
- the LOC100184224 gene encoding peroxisome assembly factor 2-like gives MDLKLCKFKLRSVQQLPIHPLHLAADQVKWCTIFGRCESPTIAAITKQFTYLSDEPFVFAVVHLGNHSDNLHSEETLDKQDSDIPLTLHCTKDFFDHYELSGNQQYNVSHIKPFPLEQVVFAAKTDETFNWSQQNAFETGLLVASTCNKSMLVRCGDVFLAPPLPAFGADTNYVLDRFYELYAVQCEPAQQGIITVSTSVVVVKSQKSVDKSITEEFFDMNLKIQMFNESHLGWYKKDLTSVIICSEYSASQLQISNEKYVSVVLSSNTNISKQLNPRTCMVQILSDEQLGRLTKVNYKANSWSKHDVWISSTLWFNLSQGKPNSDVSQYSVTLHKLSEGDAPTFSSEVHLSLVLSPNYPPAGCYDKSIVNFLKNPILLTSGDIISLNVKDDIEFYEASTEIGNMCDVIYYKVISLGPDSTEGKSYLVSTKSTSLYQDGTINSYIPFVNTTPGFMHGLPGLSKHVEALQQNISPYLNKNSVLQHVCTVLLSGQSGCGKHSVVTHVCNHLNLHFFEVDCQSLIADTPGATESKITDVFRRARLYSPCAIVMSSIESIGRNRETGRVDNRVCASLKKSIRSLSETSTDADLPVVVIATCSDKTSVVSDIRSLFLHQISIDAPDEKERYEIILHASRLVNASRDMDYHKLSKHTAGFVVGDIWELFRKSVQVSSDRVLGKCAVGSRLSWAEEQLSCPRTYLPFFRVVSQLLAELDGVNGSEDLGKQVFIIAASNRPDLIDPALLRPGRLDKLIYVGISENKEDQLKVLIAQTRKLNLAPTVSLEEVVRRCPPNMTGADFYALTTVAATNAVRRRIQESKSNFVDDMVCAVEQCDLLDAATKVIPSVNEEQLANYRRVKSVMAR, from the exons ATGGATTTAAAGTTGTGCAAGTTCAAACTACGTAGTGTTCAACAACTACCGATACATCCTTTGCATTTGGCTGCTGACCAGGTTAAATGGTGCACAATATTTGGCAG GTGTGAATCTCCAACAATTGCAGCGATTACTAAACAGTTCACTTATTTATCTGACGAACCCTTTGTGTTTGCTGTTGTTCACTTGGGAAATCACTCAGATAATTTGCACTCCGAAGAAACCCTTGACAAACAAGATAGCGATATCCCATTAA CTCTACATTGTACAAAGGATTTTTTCGATCACTATGAATTATCAGGGAACCAACAATATAATGTGAGCCACATAAAACCATTTCCCCTCGAGCAAGTTGTTTTCGCTGCCAAAACAGATGAGACTTTCAACTGGTCACAACAAAATGCATTCGAAACTG GTCTCCTTGTTGCAAGCACCTGCAATAAATCAATGTTGGTTCGTTGTGGTGATGTTTTTCTTGCCCCTCCTCTGCCAGCATTTGGTGCAGATACAAATTATGTTCTTGATAGATTTTATGAATTGTATGCTGTTCAGTGTGAACCTGCTCAGCAAGGAATTATTACAGTGTCCACATCAGTTGTGGTTGTCAAGTCACAG AAATCAGTAGATAAATCTATTACTGAAGAGTTTTTCgatatgaatttaaaaatacaaatgttcAATGAATCACATTTAGGATGGTATAAGAAAGATCTTACATCTGTCATCATTTGCAG TGAATATTCTGCATCTCAACTTCAAATTTctaatgaaaaatatgtttctgtTGTTCTGTCTTCAAACACCAATATATCAAAACAattg AATCCTAGAACGTGTATGGTTCAAATTCTCTCAGATGAACAGTTGGGAAGGTTAACTAAAGTCAATTACAAAGCGAACTCATGGAGCAAACATGACGTATGGATCTCATCTACTTTGTGGTTTAATTTAAGTCAAGGAAAACCGAATTCCGATGTTTCACAATATTCAGTTACG CTGCATAAATTGAGTGAGGGCGATGCACCAACTTTTTCATCTGAAGTTCATTTATCGCTTGTCCTCAGTCCAAACTACCCCCCAGCAGGCTGTTATGATAAATCTATAGTAAACTTCCTCAAAAATCCAATCCTGCTCACCAGTGGAGATATAATTTCACTAAATGTAAAAG atgaTATTGAATTTTATGAAGCCTCCACTGAGATAGGTAACAT GTGCGATGTAATCTATTATAAAGTGATCAGTCTGGGACCAGATTCAACTGAGGGTAAAAGTTATTTGGTGAGCACAAAGTCTACATCACTGTACCAG GATGGGACAATTAACAGTTACATTCCATTTGTAAACACAACACCAGGTTTCATGCATGGTTTACCTGGTTTATCGAAACATGTAGAAGCCCttcaacaaaatatatcaCCATATCTAAACAA AAACTCAGTATTACAACATGTGTGCACTGTGCTGCTATCTGGTCAATCAGGATGTGGGAAACACAGTGTTGTAACTCATGTTTGTAATCACTTAAATCTTCATTTCTTTGAGGTTGATTGTCAAAGTTTAATTGCTGATACACCTGGTGCCACAGAATCTAAAATAACGGATGTGTTTCGCAGAG CGAGACTTTACTCACCTTGtgccattgtgatgtcatcaattgAAAGTATTGGCCGCAATCGAGAGACGGGTCGTGTTGACAATAGAGTTTGTGCTTCATTGAAAAAGTCGATTCGATCTTTAAGCGAAACTTCAACGGATGCAGATTTACCAGTTGTTGTCATAGCAACTTGTAGCGACAAAACTAGTGTAGTCTCAGACATTAGATCATTATTTCTACATCAG ATTTCCATTGATGCACCAGATGAGAAAGAAAGATATGAAATAATACTTCATGCTTCACGGTTGGTGAATGCATCACGTGATATGGATTATCACAAACTATCCAAACATACAGCA GGATTTGTGGTTGGAGATATTTGGGAACTGTTTCGTAAATCTGTGCAAGTTTCAAGTGATCGAGTACTTGGTAAATG TGCTGTTGGAAGCAGATTATCATGGGCAGAGGAACAAT tgtcttgcccaagaacataTCTCCCTTTCTTTAGAGTTGTTTCACAACTACTGGCTGAGTTGGATGGAGTTAATGGTTCTGAAGATCTAGGAAAACAAGTGTTTATCATTGCTGCATCTAATCGACCAGATCTTATAGATCCAGCTCTTCTTAGACCAGGAAG attgGACAAACTTATTTACGTTGGCATCAGTGAAAATAAAGAGGACCAACTAAAGGTTTTGATTGCACAAACAAGGAAATTAAATCTTGCTCCAACA GTGAGCTTGGAAGAAGTTGTACGTAGATGTCCACCAAACATGACTGGTGCGGATTTTTATGCTCTTACTACTGTGGCGGCTACAAATGCTGTAAGACGCCGCATTCAAGAATCAAAATCTAATTTTGTGGATGATATGGTTTGCGCTGTGGAGCAATGTGATTTGCTGGATGCAGCAACAAAAGTTATTCCATCAGTTAATGAGGAACAGTTGGCCAATTACAGAAGAGTAAAATCTGTTATGGCTAGATAG
- the LOC100176382 gene encoding uncharacterized protein LOC100176382 — MKIVLLVVLLCLTEAFAAGIVERRTGSPCCQGEQSELSCSKIYTHPESWRCTCSSTRRNLTEITIAQAVNLDLANVLVNDVLACVTHVATLGIQNGGQGSELRMLRITGNVGITHPLILRSSVEFPALNSSLQIIALKGIGVQAVQPGFFNMFHGSLETLEMDQNNITRLREDTFQSNLTNLQRLSLDGNQISEISKCTFVGMPELKELILSRNRINLVHSETFSALSRLRTLDLTGNQIQKVDSFTFAGLYSLNKLQLDYNNIIDVDFSKILTCNQTRITENCTQEVLCKVDSWPLKKLKKLMLSNNAINSTSSLKLSAAKAVTELDIRSNKIGNFSFDQFTTLCKLKRLNVSYNSITVIEARLNASAEKCRKLEVSFAGNRIHNLSLSDIRGEQRISSLDFSNNFLTEANGGMFEGLSRLSRLDLSDNRISSFDSFKLAGLETLNLESNLLETFSPMWLFSLLGNNRGKIRLGDNPLKCDKNLVELFEQASCNEVSDREMYSASSVAQLNTLSQVFDDNETLTLPLPGVCTVIGHGKCKPRITTSMNKCLLRAYLDLASESSAAQNVNIFDKLLGEIEQLYIYARAYVRKQGLSELKNARIQLVQAVESISERVRMNIGGRLTGNVNKDVVVGLMEISRRRTRLPPTELGFHIDNSGTGNFLSDHGASPIDQRTTRTGVTTEYCKNPDVSFPKLADYSEMNIALPLAVYERIRTHIQRVSFVVYKDKFLFPSNATVMSSVISAELPQVNTQGLSSPIVITANVKLPDNSSLNLIKCSFWNFTTLSWRSEGCEVANISSSVDERGYSTITCHCNHLTNFAVLLNHDTRENPTVEDNEITELISYAGIIASIIGLSITIIFRLSRREFRRGVPQIILLHLCFCLLIVYIMMLIYDKSFVVQHMGSCFLVGFLMHYFLLSSWGWCLTEGVSMYLLLVQVYNVNLRRFLTKATICCYGAASLLVCGSLILSGSSADVAEHPGYIVLDAYRYGDACVVTYPNSLYFVIIPIAVACSLNLVCFVFVIKGLRQTAASDGMGGTKKKNMVKHRLRQAVCVTTLLGVTWCIGFVKVALQSSFGTTSDVVWAFEILFSAVNSVQGFVIFLMFCAANLWSEFRCTTGPDKKRGRLYSQTSKLGSTSNEKVAAVTATTHQSSTA, encoded by the exons ATGAAAATTGTTCTGCTGGTGGTGTTATTGTGTCTTACCGAGGCTTTCGCTGCTGGAATCGTAGAAAGAAGAACAGGTTCACCTTGCTGTCAAGGCGAACAGTCCGAACTGTCATGTTCAAAGATTTATACCCATCCAGAAAGTTGGAGGTGCACCTGTTCAAGTACCCGTCGAAACCTGACGGAAATTACAATCGCACAAGCAGTAAATCTGGACTTGGCTAATGTTTTG gtGAATGACGTGTTAGCTTGCGTGACGCATGTCGCAACACTCGGAATTCAAAATGGCGGTCAAGGCTCCGAACTGAGAATGCTAAGAATTACTGGGAATGTAGGGATCACTCATCCACTCATTCTAAGATCCTCCGTAGAGTTTCCAGCATTGAATTCGTCACTTCAAATTATCGCCTTAAAGGGCATTGGTGTTCAGGCTGTCCAACCGGGATTCTTTAATATGTTTCACGGTAGTTTGGAAACCCTCGAAATGGACCAGAATAACATTACGCGTTTGCGGGAAGACACTTTTCAGTCAAACTTAACCAATCTCCAGCGACTGTCCTTGGATGGTAATCAAATATCAGAAATCAGCAAATGTACTTTTGTCGGCATGCCCGAACTGAAAGAACTGATTTTGAGTCGAAACCGGATAAATCTGGTTCATTCTGAAACATTTTCCGCACTCAGTCGGTTACGGACTTTGGATTTAACTGGTAACCAAATACAAAAGGTTGATTCGTTTACATTCGCAGGACTCTACTCTCTGAATAAGTTACAGTTAGATTACAACAATATCATTGATGTAGATTTCAGCAAAATTCTCACTTGTAATCAAACCAGAATAACGGAAAATTGCACACAAGAAGTCTTGTGTAAAGTCGATTCATGGCCGTTAAAGAAACTGAAGAAACTTATGCTATCTAACAACGCAATAAACTCAACttcaagtttaaaactttccGCTGCGAAGGCGGTTACTGAGCTCGACATACGTAGCAATAAGATAGGCAATTTTTCGTTCGACCAATTTACTACTTTGTGCAAGTTAAAACGGTTAAACGTCTCGTATAACTCCATCACAGTAATCGAGGCCAGGTTGAATGCAAGTGCAGAGAAATGCAGAAAACTTGAAGTCTCATTCGCCGGGAATCGGATACACAACTTATCGTTGTCGGATATTAG AGGCGAACAAAGAATCTCTTCACTTGATTTCAGTAATAATTTCCTCACGGAGGCAAACGGTGGAATGTTCGAAGGACTTTCCAGGTTATCCAGGCTTGATCTGAGCGACAACCGCATTTCCAGTTTCGATTCGTTTAAACTAGCAGGGCTGGAAACTTTAAACTTGGAGAGCAATTTACTTGAAACCTTTTCGCCAATGTGGCTGTTTTCTTTATTGGGAAACAACAGAGGAAAAATACGTCTGG GTGATAACCCTTTAAAGTGCGATAAAAACCTCGTCGAGCTTTTCGAGCAGGCATCCTGCAACGAAGTGAGCGACAGAGAGATGTACAGTGCATCTTCCGTTGCACAACTCAATACTTTATCTCAAGTATTCGATGATAATGAAACTCTTACTCTTCCTCTGCCGGGTGTTTGCACAGTAATAGGGCATGGAAAATGCAAACCGAGGATAACTACCTCTATGAACAAGTGTTTGCTACGAGCGTATCTGGACCTCGCATCAGAAAGCAGTGCAGCTCAGAACGTTAATATTTTCGA taaacTGCTTGGTGAAATAGAGCAATTATACATCTACGCACGTGCCTATGTCAGGAAGCAAGGGCTGTCGGAGTTAAAAAACGCAAGAATTCAACTCGTCCAAG CTGTTGAATCTATTTCCGAGAGAGTGCGTATGAATATTGGCGGACGGTTAACGGGCAACGTAAACAAagatgttgttgttggtttgaTGGAGATTAGTCGTCGAAGAACTCGTTTACCTCCAACTGAACTAGGTTTTCACATCGATAATTCTGGAACTGGAAACTTTCTTTCAGACCATGGAGCTTCTCCGATTGATCAGCGAACGACAAGAACCGGTGTGACAACTGAATATTGTAAA aatccTGATGTTTCGTTTCCAAAGCTGGCCGATTATTCCGAAATGAATATTGCGCTTCCGCTTGCAGTTTACGAACGAATACGCACCCACATACAGAGAGTCAGTTTCGTCGTATATAAAGACAAG TTCTTATTCCCTTCTAACGCGACTGTAATGTCATCCGTAATATCGGCGGAGTTGCCACAGGTTAATACACAGGGACTAAGCAGCCCTATAGTCATCACTGCGAACGTCAAACTACCAGATAACTCATCTTTGAACCTTATAAA ATGTAGTTTTTGGAACTTTACAACTTTAAGTTGGAGAAGCGAGGGTTGTGAAGTGGCAAATATCAGTTCCAGTGTCGACGAACGTGGTTACTCAACAATAACTTGTCACTGCAATCATCTCACGAACTTTGCCGTGCTGTTGAATCATGACACGAGAGAAAACCCG ACGGTAGAAGACAATGAAATAACAGAGTTGATTTCATATGCAGGAATAATAGCTTCGATTATTGGCCTTTCCATCACAATCATATTCag GTTGAGTCGTCGAGAATTTCGAAGAGGTGTTCCTCAAATAATCTTGTTGCATTTGTGCTTCTGTCTACTCATCGTTTACATTATGATGTTAATATACGATAAGAGCTTTGTAGTACAGCACATG GGCTCTTGCTTTCTCGTTGGATTCTTGATGCACTATTTCCTTTTGTCTTCTTGGGGCTGGTGTCTCACTGAGGGAGTTTCAATGTACCTGCTACTGGTGCAAGTATACAACGTGAATTTAAGACGATTTCTTACAAAAGCAACGATATGCTGCTACGGTGCTGCCAGCCTGCTTGTGTGTGGTAGTTTAATATTATCCGGAAGCTCTGCTGATGTGGCTGAACATCCTGGGTATATTGTACTGGACGCGTACAG GTATGGTGACGCATGCGTGGTGACGTATCccaacagtttatattttgttatcaTTCCAATCGCCGTGGCTTGCTCCTTGAATTTGGTTTGCTTCGTCTTTGTAATCAAAGGACTCCGACAAACTGCGGCCTCGGATGGTATGGGTGGAaccaaaaagaaaaacat GGTGAAGCACCGTCTTCGTCAAGCTGTATGCGTAACAACGTTACTAGGAGTAACGTGGTGCATTGGGTTCGTAAAAGTAGCTTTACAAAGCAGTTTCGGGACCACCAGCGACGTAGTGTGGGCGTtcgaaattttattttcggCCGTAAATTCCGTCCAAGGTTTTGTGATATTTCTGATGTTCTGCGCGGCTAATTTGTGGTCGGAATTTAGATGCACG ACCGGACCCGACAAAAAGCGAGGTAGACTCTACAGCCAGACCAGCAAACTCGGTTCGACGAGCAACGAGAAAGTAGCAGCTGTGACTGCAACGACTCACCAGTCTTCAACCGCATAG
- the LOC100186602 gene encoding proteasome subunit beta type-5 codes for MNMALADICKLNFSSKSSLTTLPSNEEVFNAEAQDCFSIPTAPQAASYLSHLSKPDSDVHIKFNHGTTTLAFKFQHGVVVATDSRATAGDYIASQTVKKVIEINPYLLGTMAGGAADCSFWERVLAKQCRVYELRNKERISVAAASKVLANMVYNYKGMGLSMGTMICGWDKRGPGLYYVDSDGQRLNGSMFAVGSGATYAYGVMDAGYSNDMCVEDALALGKRAIYHATHRDAYSGGFVNLYHMKESGWEHISWTDVKDLHYAYKNEKK; via the exons ATGAACATGGCGTTAGCAGATATCTGTAAACTTAACTTTAGTTCCAAGTCATCTCTCACGACATTACCATCCAATGAAGAAGTGTTCAATGCTGAAGCTCAAGATTGCTTTTCTATCCCAACTGCTCCCCAG GCAGCATCTTATCTGTCACATTTAAGCAAACCAGATTCTGATGTTCATATTAAATTCAACCATGGAACGACCACTCTTGCTTTTAAGTTTCAACATGGAGTTGTAGTTGCTACGGATTCAAGAGCTACTGCTGGAGATTATATTG CATCTCAAACTGTGAAGAAAGTGATTGAAATTAACCCGTATCTCCTCGGAACCATGGCTGGTGGTGCTGCTGATTGCTCATTCTGGGAGCGAGTACTTGCAAAGCAATGTAGGGTGTATGAACTCCGGAATAAGGAAAGAATATCAGTTGCTGCTGCGTCCAAAGTCTTGGCTAACATGGTGTATAATTACAAAGGAATGGGATTGTCAATG GGTACCATGATCTGTGGTTGGGACAAACGGGGGCCAGGGTTATATTATGTTGATAGTGATGGTCAGCGGTTGAATGGTTCAATGTTCGCTGTTGGATCTGGTGCAACATACGCTTATGGTGTCATGGATGCTGGTTATTCTAATGATATGTGTGTGGAAGATGCACTGGCACTTGGAAAGCGGGCAATTTATCACGCAACGCATAGAGATGCTTACAGTGGTGGATTCGTCAACC TTTACCATATGAAGGAATCAGGTTGGGAACATATCTCATGGACAGACGTGAAGGATCTACACTACGCATATAAGAATGAAAAGAAATAA